The DNA region GGCCGGGCGATGATCCGGTTCGACTATTCCGGCCACGGCCAATCGGGCGGAAACGTCGAGGACGGCACGATCTCGCGCTGGCTGGAAGAGGCGGCGACGGTGCTGGGCGACGTCGCCAAGGGCCCGCAGATCCTGGTCGGCTCGTCGATGGGCGGCTGGATCGCCGTGCTGCTGGCGCTGGCCGATGCCCGCGCGCAGGGCGGACGGATCGCGGGGCTGGTGCTGCTCGCCCCCGCCATCGACATGACGCAGGATCTCATCCTGCCGCATATGAGCGCCGAGGCTCGCGCCGAGCTGGAGACAACCGGGCGCTGGCGGTTGCCGAGCGCCTATTCCGAGCGGCCCTATGTCATCACAAAACGGCTGATAGAGGATGGCAAACGCCATCTTCTTGGCGGCGGACCCATTGCCATCGGCGCGCCCGTCCATATCATTCAAGGCGTCCTCGACGAGGAGGTTCCCTGGAGCCACGCGGTGGATCTGGTCTCGCATCTGGCGCAGGACGATGTCGTGCTGACGCTGATCAAGGATGCCGGCCACCGCCTTTCGCGGCCGGAGGATCTCGACAAGATGCTATCGGCGGTCGCGACGATCGCCTGACAGTGCCCCACGCGAATAGGAGAAGACGATGGCGACGCGCGGATTTGTCGGCAGGCGGCCGACCGACGAAATCGGCAACCGCCTGCCGCCCGGACAATATCTGACCGAGGATTTTCCGGTCCTCTCGGCCGGGCCGACGCCACATGTCGCGCTCGACAAGTGGTCGTTCACGATCAAGGACGGCGTGAAGCCGGTCGCGACGTGGAACTGGGATGAATTCGCGAAGCTGCCGCATGTGAAGCTGACGCGCGACATTCATTGCGTCACCAAATGGTCGAAGTTCAACACCGCCTGGAGCGGCGTGATGATCGACGACATTCTCGCCGAGGCGGGGATCGAGGCGCCGACCGAATGGACGCTCGCCCATGGCCATGACGGCTACACCACCAATGTGCCGACGGCCGATCTCGTCGGCGGCAAGGCGATGGTGGCGACGGCATATGAGGGCCAGCCGATCACAGCGGACCATGGCGGGCCGGCGAGGCTGCTGGTGCCGCATCTCTATTTCTGGAAGTCGGCCAAATGGCTGACCGGATTGCAGTTCACCAAGCGCGACGAGGCCGGATTCTGGGAGCTTCGCGGCTATCACATGTATGGCGACCCGTGGCGCGAGCAGCGTTTCACCGGTGACTGAGCCCCTGTTGGATGCATCCGCACGGCCCCGGCGGCTCGAATGGCAAAGCGCTGTCGTCGAGGCGATCGAGGCCCAGACGCCGACTGTAAAATCGTTCCGCCTGCGTCCCGAGCGGTGGGGCGGCTTCCGCGCCGGCCAGCATGTCGATGTCCGCCTGACCGCTCCTGACGGCTATTCTGCCCAGCGTTCCTATTCAATCGGTTCCGCACCGGATGGAAGCGGCACGATCGAACTCGCGATCGAGGAAATGCGCAATGGCGAGGTCTCGCCCTTCTTCCATGAGGTGGTGGAGGTCGGCGATACGATCGAGCTCAGAGGGCCGATCGGCGGTCATTTCATATGGGACGTCTCGATCGGGGGCCCCATTCTCCTGATCGGCGGGGGCTCGGGGCTGGTGCCGCTCATGTCGATGCTGCGCCACCGCGCCATTGTCGCGCCGGAGATCCCGGCTGTGCTCATCTATTCAGCGCGGCGCTATGACGATCTCATCTGGCGCGAGGAACTGTTCCACCGCCGCGACAAGGACCGCAATTTCCGCCTGATCGTGAACCTGACCCGTGAATCGGCCCGGCCCGGCCTCCATTTCGGCCGCATCGACGCCGACCGAATTCTGGAGGCGATTGCCGAGGAGACCTCCTGGATCACCTATATCTGCGGTTCCAATCCCTTTGTCGGCGCCGCGTCGGACCTTGCCATCGCGGCCGGGCTTGCCCCGGAGACGATCCGCACGGAGCGCTATGGGGGCTAACCTCGCCAGCTTCCGCTGTCCCACAGCGCGCTCAGAGCATCGCGATAGGTCGGATATTTCAGCTCCACCCCAAGCCGGGACTTGAGCGCGCCATTGGCGATGCGCTTGTTGTCGGCATAGAAGGATCGCGCCATCGGCGA from Kaistia algarum includes:
- a CDS encoding alpha/beta hydrolase; amino-acid sequence: MAPFQGELTVGSGVDARQVAFLRREGEGPEIFFLGGFMSDMRGAKAEALDAFAERTGRAMIRFDYSGHGQSGGNVEDGTISRWLEEAATVLGDVAKGPQILVGSSMGGWIAVLLALADARAQGGRIAGLVLLAPAIDMTQDLILPHMSAEARAELETTGRWRLPSAYSERPYVITKRLIEDGKRHLLGGGPIAIGAPVHIIQGVLDEEVPWSHAVDLVSHLAQDDVVLTLIKDAGHRLSRPEDLDKMLSAVATIA
- a CDS encoding sulfite oxidase-like oxidoreductase; the protein is MATRGFVGRRPTDEIGNRLPPGQYLTEDFPVLSAGPTPHVALDKWSFTIKDGVKPVATWNWDEFAKLPHVKLTRDIHCVTKWSKFNTAWSGVMIDDILAEAGIEAPTEWTLAHGHDGYTTNVPTADLVGGKAMVATAYEGQPITADHGGPARLLVPHLYFWKSAKWLTGLQFTKRDEAGFWELRGYHMYGDPWREQRFTGD
- a CDS encoding FAD-binding oxidoreductase: MLDASARPRRLEWQSAVVEAIEAQTPTVKSFRLRPERWGGFRAGQHVDVRLTAPDGYSAQRSYSIGSAPDGSGTIELAIEEMRNGEVSPFFHEVVEVGDTIELRGPIGGHFIWDVSIGGPILLIGGGSGLVPLMSMLRHRAIVAPEIPAVLIYSARRYDDLIWREELFHRRDKDRNFRLIVNLTRESARPGLHFGRIDADRILEAIAEETSWITYICGSNPFVGAASDLAIAAGLAPETIRTERYGG